From Fusobacterium russii ATCC 25533, a single genomic window includes:
- a CDS encoding DUF4357 domain-containing protein — protein MKASEKKIKDLFSEAKTFFAIPVYQRDYNWQEKHCKQLFEDILNAGKDIEVTSHFIGSIVYIHEGVYGIGEKEFYVIDGQQRMITITLLHIALYHKLKQIKEEYADEIYELYLVNKFSKRDIKLKLLPPEENLNILNKILEENWEALEDYQDRNIVKNYKFFKEIVSNYSNEEIGYLLAGLDKIIYVDIALEKDKDDPQKIFESLNSTGLDLSQGDLIRNYILMDLEREKQNLVYKNLWLPIESNCKISLGNEIKNYVSDFIRDYLTLKSGKIPSKPKVFEEFKEFYSVDFDIKLEDIKNFSEEYAHIIKPDIEKDKEIRIELENLKVLDQTVINTFLIGVLRDYRENKISKNETLNILKLLQSYLWRRFITEKPSNALNKIFQGMYLKILKDGRYYEILEESLLNQDFPTDDELKEALKTKNVYKDKEKLRYVFKQLENYNHNELIDFENEKITIEHIFPQKPNKSWKEKYSDDELEEMRTFKDTISNLTLTGSNSNLGNKSFLEKRDDEIHGYKNSKLYLNKYLGKLDEWNLSSMEGRFQELFESIIKIWKRPETSENKDLEKITFVIKSSNASGTGKLLDYEKFEILKGSIIIEGHKGYGNTEKRNRRLIDELLEKGLVIKNGNKYTLKENYKVSSPSAAASLILGRSANGWKEWKTFDGKLLNEFRK, from the coding sequence ATGAAAGCAAGTGAGAAAAAAATAAAAGATTTATTTTCAGAAGCAAAAACATTTTTTGCAATACCGGTCTATCAAAGAGATTATAACTGGCAAGAAAAGCATTGCAAGCAGCTTTTTGAAGATATATTAAATGCTGGAAAAGATATAGAAGTTACTTCACATTTTATTGGAAGCATTGTTTATATTCACGAAGGAGTTTATGGTATAGGGGAAAAAGAGTTTTATGTTATTGATGGTCAGCAAAGAATGATAACTATAACTCTTTTACATATAGCTCTTTACCATAAATTAAAACAAATCAAAGAAGAATATGCTGATGAAATATATGAACTTTACTTAGTTAATAAATTTTCAAAAAGAGATATTAAGCTGAAACTTTTACCACCAGAAGAGAATTTGAATATTTTAAATAAAATATTAGAAGAAAATTGGGAAGCGTTGGAAGATTATCAAGATAGAAATATTGTAAAAAATTACAAATTTTTTAAAGAAATTGTATCAAATTATTCAAATGAAGAAATAGGATACTTATTGGCAGGATTGGATAAGATAATCTATGTTGATATAGCCCTTGAAAAAGATAAAGATGATCCTCAAAAAATCTTTGAAAGTTTAAACTCAACAGGTTTAGATTTATCTCAAGGAGATTTAATTAGAAATTACATACTGATGGATTTGGAAAGAGAAAAACAAAACTTAGTGTATAAGAATTTATGGCTACCTATAGAAAGTAACTGCAAAATTAGTCTAGGAAATGAAATAAAAAATTATGTTTCTGACTTTATAAGAGATTATTTAACTTTAAAAAGTGGAAAGATTCCTTCAAAACCTAAAGTTTTTGAAGAATTTAAAGAATTTTATAGTGTTGACTTTGATATAAAATTAGAAGATATTAAAAATTTCTCTGAAGAATATGCTCATATAATAAAACCAGATATAGAAAAAGATAAAGAAATTAGAATAGAATTGGAAAATCTGAAGGTTTTAGATCAAACAGTTATAAATACATTTTTAATAGGAGTTTTAAGAGATTATAGAGAAAATAAAATAAGTAAAAATGAAACTTTAAATATCTTAAAGCTTTTACAAAGCTATCTTTGGAGAAGATTTATAACTGAAAAGCCTTCAAATGCCTTGAATAAAATTTTTCAAGGAATGTATTTAAAAATTTTAAAAGATGGAAGATATTATGAGATTTTAGAAGAAAGTCTTTTAAATCAAGATTTTCCAACAGATGATGAATTAAAAGAAGCATTAAAAACTAAAAATGTTTATAAAGATAAAGAAAAATTAAGATATGTTTTTAAACAGTTAGAAAATTATAATCATAATGAATTAATTGATTTTGAAAATGAAAAAATAACAATAGAGCATATTTTCCCACAAAAACCAAATAAGAGTTGGAAAGAAAAATATTCTGATGATGAACTTGAAGAAATGAGAACCTTTAAGGATACTATTTCAAATTTGACATTGACTGGAAGTAATTCTAATTTGGGAAATAAAAGTTTTTTAGAAAAAAGAGATGATGAGATTCATGGCTATAAAAATAGCAAGCTTTATCTAAATAAATATTTAGGGAAATTAGACGAGTGGAATCTTTCTTCAATGGAAGGAAGATTCCAAGAACTCTTTGAGAGTATAATTAAAATCTGGAAAAGACCAGAAACATCTGAAAATAAAGATCTGGAAAAAATTACATTTGTCATAAAAAGTTCAAATGCATCAGGAACAGGGAAATTATTAGACTATGAAAAATTTGAAATATTAAAGGGAAGCATAATAATAGAAGGGCATAAAGGATATGGAAATACTGAAAAAAGAAATAGAAGATTAATTGATGAATTATTAGAAAAAGGATTAGTTATAAAGAATGGAAATAAATATACTTTAAAAGAGAATTATAAAGTTTCATCACCAAGTGCAGCTGCAAGTTTAATTTTAGGTAGAAGTGCTAATGGTTGGAAAGAATGGAAAACATTTGATGGGAAACTTTTGAATGAATTTAGAAAGTAA
- a CDS encoding restriction endonuclease, with product MLSSELAKIYERENQTNNTNARKAISRARSPIQRNKFIPFQNNQFFIYLEKQFMSEEYFEKLFQSISTHSKVINAIIKALESQGGMLSAEILPTYSISPIENLKGHKKCADLIENLIKAGILNNYDDKYIYLTERYFVVEKFSYIKAMEIAKNMILNDFNDLLRKTNLISYNKGKIWSTFAKMKWGFTAPSYLQGIHIWKKKEKKKEPGFILADIVLNREADVEEILFFIEKINIVKSFQNINFVPVLIVYGLKAEALELLKKHNVGIAFIDKVFGNAYKELLDDLINVIKNATQVILNDSEKIDKVFNALINIEGRYNNIIGDMFELMVADFYRILGCNYLEINKVISASKTHSGRPKEIDVLVDKDGKIIIVECKATKSPIGEDIVEKWLSEKIKDINQFLISIYPNRNFEYQFWSVGGFSEEAERILKEAKNKTRKYKINYFDKNEMKKYATKYQAKKFLERIYKHFK from the coding sequence ATGTTGTCTAGTGAATTAGCAAAAATATACGAAAGAGAAAACCAAACAAATAATACAAATGCACGAAAAGCTATTTCTAGAGCTCGATCTCCTATTCAAAGAAATAAATTTATTCCATTTCAAAATAATCAATTCTTTATTTATTTAGAAAAACAGTTTATGAGTGAGGAATATTTTGAAAAGCTTTTTCAATCTATTTCAACACATTCAAAAGTGATAAATGCAATTATAAAAGCTCTTGAGTCCCAAGGAGGAATGCTTTCGGCTGAAATATTGCCTACATACTCTATATCACCTATTGAAAATTTAAAAGGGCATAAAAAATGTGCAGACTTAATTGAAAATTTAATAAAAGCAGGGATTTTAAATAACTATGATGATAAATATATATATTTAACTGAAAGATATTTCGTAGTTGAAAAATTTTCATATATAAAAGCAATGGAAATCGCAAAAAATATGATACTCAATGATTTTAATGATTTATTAAGAAAAACTAATTTAATTTCATATAATAAAGGTAAGATTTGGTCAACATTCGCAAAAATGAAATGGGGATTTACTGCACCTTCTTATCTACAAGGAATACACATTTGGAAAAAAAAAGAAAAGAAAAAAGAACCGGGATTTATTTTGGCAGATATAGTTTTAAATAGAGAAGCTGATGTTGAAGAAATTTTATTTTTTATTGAAAAAATAAATATTGTTAAATCATTTCAAAATATAAATTTTGTTCCTGTTTTAATAGTGTATGGTTTAAAGGCTGAAGCACTTGAATTACTTAAGAAGCATAATGTTGGGATTGCTTTTATTGATAAAGTATTTGGAAATGCTTATAAAGAATTACTTGATGATTTAATAAATGTAATCAAAAATGCAACTCAAGTAATTCTAAATGATTCTGAAAAAATTGATAAAGTCTTCAATGCCCTTATAAATATAGAAGGAAGATATAATAATATTATTGGAGATATGTTTGAATTAATGGTAGCAGATTTTTATAGAATATTAGGTTGCAACTACCTTGAAATAAATAAGGTGATTTCTGCTTCAAAAACTCATAGTGGAAGACCTAAAGAAATAGATGTTTTGGTTGATAAAGATGGTAAAATAATTATTGTTGAATGTAAGGCTACTAAATCTCCTATAGGTGAAGATATTGTTGAAAAATGGCTTTCAGAGAAGATAAAAGATATTAATCAATTTTTGATTTCTATATACCCTAATAGGAACTTTGAATATCAATTTTGGTCAGTTGGAGGTTTTTCAGAAGAAGCAGAAAGAATATTAAAGGAAGCTAAGAATAAAACTAGAAAATATAAGATAAACTATTTTGATAAAAATGAAATGAAGAAATATGCTACAAAATATCAAGCAAAAAAATTTTTAGAGCGTATTTACAAGCATTTTAAGTAA
- a CDS encoding S8 family peptidase yields MNDILQLKGRFEQKKNESKPGSSNIPSEKKVKLEHLKKLKEDLINVRKFWKKEKLSINPLISLYYTTVVAKSNRVKAILDSSAKKNNDSIVGAKFSNSNIKKHIITYCVSNKVLDEAIVNLEAVINLFRKEFGEVISHIQIENINNKKYENIFNSTVSRTRFVNTIVDSYYLENFGIEKNDTSLEESAIITLYDTGVKTSEIMKQLEIDFLQVRSIDETTILLNPTQYKLLKEKAPYLISMAVSDISVLDKDDIFEENKDYTVSIPKPKNEPVIGVIDTMFDTSVYFSEWVEFKNMLDKDIPLEPKDYYHGTEVSSIIVDGATINSNLDDGCGRFKVRHFGVAKSGKFSSFIVLKAIKEIVEKNRDIKVWNLSLGSAMEINTNFISPEAAILDKIQFENDVIFVVAGTNKASNSNVKRIGAPADSINSLVVNSVSINNKPAEYSREGLVLSFFIKPDISYYGGDREQRIRTYSPYGETMVAGTSFAAPWISRKLAYLINILGLSREVAKALIIDSATGWNKQSYPASLIGYGIVPININDVIGSSDDEIKFIIDGISEKYDTYTYNISVPADGNKQPFISKATLCYFPNCSRNQGVDYTNTEMDIKFGRLKIVKGKDRKKDRIEINDINDNKQSEEAAYYLHEEEARKLFRKWDNTKHKREYILTENGRKRIGKKKNENPLWGISIKTKERLNSKDGKGIKFGLVITLKEINGANRIEEFIQQCLFRGWLVNRINVENKIDIYNKAEEEIIFE; encoded by the coding sequence ATGAATGATATTCTTCAATTAAAAGGTAGATTTGAGCAAAAGAAAAATGAAAGTAAACCTGGATCATCAAATATTCCAAGTGAGAAAAAAGTTAAGCTAGAACATTTAAAAAAACTGAAGGAAGATTTAATAAATGTCAGAAAATTTTGGAAAAAAGAAAAGTTATCAATTAATCCTCTAATAAGCTTATACTATACAACTGTTGTTGCAAAGAGTAATAGAGTAAAAGCTATTCTTGATAGTTCTGCAAAGAAAAACAATGACAGTATTGTAGGAGCAAAATTTTCTAATTCCAATATTAAAAAACATATAATTACATACTGTGTAAGTAATAAAGTTTTAGATGAAGCAATAGTTAACTTAGAAGCTGTAATTAATCTTTTTAGGAAAGAATTTGGAGAAGTCATAAGTCATATTCAAATAGAGAATATAAATAATAAAAAATATGAAAATATATTTAACTCTACTGTTTCCAGAACAAGATTTGTCAATACTATTGTGGATTCATATTATCTAGAAAACTTCGGTATTGAAAAAAATGATACTTCTTTAGAAGAAAGTGCAATTATAACACTTTATGATACTGGCGTAAAAACATCAGAAATAATGAAGCAACTGGAAATTGATTTTTTACAAGTGAGAAGCATTGATGAAACAACTATTTTATTAAATCCAACTCAATATAAGCTTTTAAAAGAAAAAGCTCCTTATTTAATATCTATGGCAGTAAGTGATATATCTGTTTTAGATAAAGATGATATTTTTGAAGAAAATAAAGATTATACTGTAAGTATTCCTAAACCTAAAAATGAACCTGTGATAGGTGTTATAGATACTATGTTTGATACAAGTGTTTATTTTTCTGAGTGGGTAGAATTTAAAAATATGTTAGATAAGGATATTCCTTTAGAGCCAAAAGACTACTATCATGGTACAGAAGTTTCATCTATTATAGTTGATGGAGCAACAATTAATTCAAATTTAGATGATGGTTGTGGAAGATTTAAGGTTAGACATTTTGGTGTAGCAAAAAGTGGCAAATTTAGCTCATTTATAGTTTTAAAAGCAATAAAAGAAATAGTTGAGAAAAATAGAGATATAAAAGTTTGGAATTTATCTTTGGGCTCAGCTATGGAAATAAATACTAATTTCATATCTCCAGAAGCTGCAATTTTAGATAAAATTCAATTTGAAAATGATGTGATTTTTGTAGTTGCTGGAACAAACAAAGCTAGCAATTCAAATGTAAAGAGAATTGGAGCACCTGCAGATTCAATAAACTCATTAGTTGTGAACTCTGTAAGTATTAATAATAAGCCGGCAGAATATTCAAGAGAGGGCTTAGTTTTATCATTTTTTATCAAGCCAGATATAAGTTATTATGGTGGAGATAGAGAACAAAGAATTAGAACTTATTCTCCATATGGGGAAACAATGGTTGCTGGGACATCATTTGCAGCCCCTTGGATAAGTAGGAAGCTAGCATATTTAATTAATATTTTAGGTCTATCTAGAGAAGTTGCAAAAGCTTTAATTATTGATTCGGCAACTGGATGGAACAAACAAAGTTATCCAGCATCACTTATAGGATATGGAATTGTTCCTATTAATATTAATGATGTTATAGGTAGCTCAGATGATGAAATTAAATTTATTATTGATGGAATTTCTGAAAAATACGATACATATACATACAATATTTCAGTTCCTGCTGATGGTAATAAGCAACCTTTTATATCAAAGGCAACTCTGTGTTATTTTCCTAATTGTAGCAGAAATCAAGGTGTTGATTATACAAATACAGAGATGGACATAAAATTTGGGAGATTAAAGATAGTAAAAGGCAAGGATAGGAAAAAGGATAGAATAGAGATTAATGATATAAATGATAATAAACAATCTGAAGAAGCTGCTTATTATTTACATGAAGAAGAAGCTAGAAAACTATTTAGAAAATGGGATAATACAAAACATAAAAGAGAATATATATTAACAGAAAATGGAAGAAAAAGAATAGGTAAAAAGAAAAACGAAAATCCATTATGGGGTATAAGCATAAAAACAAAGGAAAGACTTAATTCTAAAGATGGAAAAGGCATAAAGTTTGGTTTGGTAATAACTTTAAAAGAAATTAATGGAGCAAATAGAATAGAGGAATTTATACAACAATGCCTATTTAGAGGCTGGCTAGTAAATAGAATTAATGTTGAAAATAAAATTGATATTTATAATAAGGCTGAAGAAGAAATTATTTTTGAATAA
- a CDS encoding ATP-binding protein translates to MKKGNVINLIKYYSENNDVAFRNEAYQIAKYFDKSEDYQLAEYIMSLLSDVNTFIPQIDENKLVFLKKMEISEEPLPLPDEIKKDIIGIANAAGHNVGINKFLFQGAPGTGKTETVKQLARILDRNLFAVDFAYIIDSRLGESAKNISKLFDEINSLPSPEKVLILFDEIDSIALDRASAKDIREMGRVTTAVLKGLDSLNQKILLIATTNLFSHFDKALIRRFDSVIDFNRYSKEDLIEIAEIILNYYLSKFKFAGKNIRLFRKIISLIKEIPYPGDLKNIIKTSIAFSSPNDEYDYLKRLYLSLIGNKDLKIMQSQGFTVREIEILTGISKSQVSRELKE, encoded by the coding sequence ATGAAAAAAGGAAATGTTATAAATTTAATAAAGTATTATTCTGAAAACAATGATGTAGCATTTAGAAATGAAGCTTACCAAATAGCTAAATATTTTGATAAGTCTGAAGATTATCAATTAGCTGAATATATTATGTCTTTACTTTCTGATGTAAATACTTTTATTCCTCAAATAGATGAAAATAAATTAGTTTTTTTAAAAAAAATGGAAATAAGTGAAGAACCTTTACCACTTCCAGATGAGATTAAAAAGGATATTATTGGAATAGCAAATGCTGCCGGACATAATGTAGGAATAAATAAATTTTTATTTCAAGGTGCTCCTGGAACAGGAAAAACTGAAACAGTAAAACAGCTTGCTAGAATACTGGATAGAAATTTATTTGCAGTAGATTTTGCATATATTATAGATAGTAGATTAGGAGAAAGTGCTAAAAATATTTCAAAACTTTTTGATGAAATTAACAGCCTACCCAGTCCTGAAAAAGTACTTATACTTTTTGATGAAATAGATTCTATAGCATTAGATAGAGCAAGTGCAAAAGATATAAGGGAGATGGGAAGAGTTACAACAGCTGTTTTAAAAGGATTGGACAGCTTAAATCAGAAAATTTTACTTATAGCAACTACCAATCTTTTTAGTCATTTTGATAAAGCCCTAATAAGAAGATTTGACTCTGTAATAGATTTTAATAGATATTCGAAGGAGGATCTAATTGAAATTGCTGAAATAATATTGAATTACTATTTATCAAAGTTTAAATTTGCCGGAAAAAATATTCGTCTTTTCAGGAAAATAATTTCTCTTATAAAAGAAATTCCTTATCCAGGAGATTTAAAAAATATTATAAAGACTTCAATAGCTTTTAGTAGTCCAAATGATGAATATGACTATTTAAAAAGACTTTATTTATCATTAATAGGGAATAAAGATTTGAAAATCATGCAATCACAAGGATTTACTGTAAGAGAAATAGAAATATTGACAGGAATTTCTAAAAGCCAAGTATCTAGAGAATTAAAGGAGTAG
- a CDS encoding phosphoribosylformylglycinamidine synthase yields the protein MSDLRFFVEKKSGFDLDAKRLLAQFKEELKIDSLKDLRLINCYDLFNLSGNQENVEKIKRMILSEVVTDNIFEKIDLTGKKYFAVEYLPGQFDQRADSTLQCIDIVVDGEKNVEIKTAKLIILSGDLTDEEFNKIKNFYINPIETREKDLNLLEKEDIAFNTEVVTYDNFLNLSENELKELRNELGLSMSFEDFKYIQDYFKEEKRNPTETEIKVFDTYWSDHCRHTTFETKILNVEFPESEFGKDMSKEFENYLEIKNIVAPHKDISLMDMATVMGKYLRKTGKLDDLEVSEENNACSVYIDVETEDFSGKKAMEKWLLMFKNETHNHPTEIEPFGGASTCLGGAIRDPLSGRAYVYQAIRVSGAANPLERVEDTLKGKLTQKKITKGAASGYSSYGNQIGIATSLVSEIYHEGYKAKRMEVGAVVAAAPVENVIRKSPSPEDSIILIGGKTGRDGCGGATGSSKEHTDDSLLLCGAEVQKGNAPEERKIQRLFRNHKATRLIKKCNDFGAGGVSVAIGELADGVEVNLDLVPTKYEGLNGTELAISESQERMAIIVSKEDTDEFLKYVAEENLLGTVVGRVTEEARLILRWKGEDIVNISRAFLNTNGINQTVKVEVRDYDKKANPFKVESKYSNLEEKWLENISKLNVASQKGLCEMFDSMVGAGTVLMPFGGKYQMTPIDVSIAKLPVLDKDTKTASAITYGFNPYISEWSTYHGAMYAVVESLAKLVAAGVDYTKVRLSFQEYFEKLGKDAYKWSKPLLALLGTIKVQKDFEIAAIGGKDSMSGTFNDINVPPTLISFAVSSINIENVISPEFKQSGNKIYLIENKLDEKFFFNSEELKENFNFILKNMKEGKIVSAMAIKAGGLSEALSKMSFGNRIGFNLENEGIDFFSLRPGSIVVESKEELEYKNAIYLGETTSEFAIKTSKEKICLEKVEEKWLAKLEPIFPHKLDEKVEIYKDLGQSKEKKLLSSSITVAKPRVLIAAFPGTNSEYDMYNVFNRNGGESQIRLFRNLNQDFIKDSIEQIVKDLGNSQIFVLPGGFSAGDEPDGSGKFIAAILQNPRIKEAIEKFMERDGLILGICNGFQALIKSGLLPYGQIGKLDEKSPTLTFNKIGRHISQMVKTKIVSNSSPWLSSFEIGDCFDIPVSHGEGRFYADEETLKELIKNNQIATQYVNFDLEATNEFRFNPNGSSLAIEGIISPNGKILGKMGHSERYSDGIFKNIDGNLNQNIFLNGINYFK from the coding sequence ATGTCAGATTTAAGATTTTTTGTAGAGAAGAAAAGTGGCTTTGATTTAGATGCAAAAAGATTGTTGGCACAGTTTAAAGAAGAATTAAAAATAGACTCTTTAAAAGATTTAAGACTTATCAACTGCTATGATCTCTTTAACTTATCTGGTAATCAAGAAAATGTAGAAAAAATAAAAAGGATGATTCTTTCAGAAGTTGTAACTGATAATATTTTTGAAAAAATCGACTTAACTGGAAAAAAATATTTTGCAGTGGAATATTTGCCCGGTCAATTTGATCAAAGAGCAGATTCAACTTTGCAATGTATAGATATAGTTGTGGATGGAGAAAAAAATGTAGAAATTAAAACAGCTAAATTAATAATCCTATCTGGTGATTTGACAGATGAAGAATTTAATAAGATAAAAAATTTCTATATTAACCCCATTGAAACAAGAGAAAAGGATCTTAATTTATTGGAAAAAGAAGATATAGCTTTTAATACAGAAGTAGTAACTTATGACAACTTTTTAAATTTATCTGAAAATGAATTAAAAGAATTAAGAAATGAATTGGGACTGTCAATGTCTTTTGAAGATTTTAAATATATACAGGACTATTTTAAGGAAGAAAAAAGAAATCCAACTGAAACTGAAATTAAAGTCTTTGATACATATTGGTCAGATCACTGTAGACATACAACATTTGAAACTAAGATATTGAATGTTGAATTTCCTGAATCAGAATTTGGGAAAGATATGTCAAAAGAATTTGAAAATTACTTAGAAATTAAAAATATAGTTGCTCCGCATAAAGATATTTCACTTATGGATATGGCAACTGTAATGGGGAAATATTTAAGAAAAACTGGGAAATTAGATGATTTGGAAGTTTCAGAGGAAAACAATGCCTGTTCTGTATATATAGATGTTGAAACAGAAGATTTTTCAGGAAAGAAAGCTATGGAAAAATGGCTTTTGATGTTTAAGAATGAAACTCATAATCATCCTACGGAGATAGAACCTTTCGGTGGAGCTTCAACTTGTTTAGGTGGTGCAATAAGAGATCCGCTTTCAGGAAGAGCTTATGTATATCAGGCAATTAGAGTAAGTGGAGCAGCCAATCCTTTAGAAAGAGTTGAGGATACTTTAAAAGGAAAGTTAACACAGAAAAAAATAACTAAGGGAGCGGCAAGTGGATATTCTTCTTATGGAAATCAAATAGGAATAGCAACTTCTTTAGTTTCGGAAATATATCATGAAGGCTATAAGGCAAAGAGAATGGAAGTTGGTGCAGTTGTAGCAGCAGCCCCTGTTGAAAATGTCATAAGAAAAAGTCCTAGTCCAGAAGATAGTATAATTTTGATAGGTGGAAAGACAGGAAGGGATGGTTGTGGAGGAGCAACTGGCTCATCCAAAGAACACACAGATGATTCATTATTGTTGTGTGGTGCAGAAGTACAGAAAGGAAATGCTCCGGAAGAAAGAAAAATTCAAAGATTATTCAGAAATCATAAAGCAACAAGATTAATAAAAAAATGTAATGATTTTGGTGCAGGAGGAGTTTCAGTTGCCATAGGCGAATTAGCTGATGGAGTTGAAGTGAATCTTGATTTAGTACCAACAAAATATGAAGGACTTAATGGAACAGAACTTGCCATATCAGAATCACAAGAAAGAATGGCAATAATAGTTTCTAAAGAAGATACAGATGAATTCTTAAAATATGTTGCAGAAGAAAATTTATTAGGAACTGTTGTGGGAAGAGTGACAGAAGAGGCAAGATTGATTCTTAGATGGAAGGGAGAAGATATTGTAAATATCTCCAGAGCTTTCTTAAATACGAATGGGATTAATCAGACAGTTAAGGTAGAAGTAAGAGATTATGATAAGAAAGCTAATCCATTTAAGGTTGAAAGCAAATATTCTAATTTAGAAGAAAAATGGTTAGAAAATATATCTAAGCTGAATGTAGCATCACAAAAAGGTCTATGTGAAATGTTTGACTCTATGGTAGGAGCCGGAACGGTTCTTATGCCTTTTGGGGGGAAATATCAAATGACACCTATTGATGTTTCTATTGCTAAGCTTCCTGTTTTAGATAAGGATACTAAGACAGCTTCTGCTATTACATATGGTTTTAATCCATATATAAGTGAATGGTCAACATATCACGGAGCTATGTATGCAGTAGTTGAGTCATTGGCAAAACTTGTTGCAGCTGGAGTAGATTATACTAAAGTCAGACTTTCATTCCAAGAATATTTTGAAAAATTGGGAAAAGATGCTTATAAATGGTCTAAACCATTGTTAGCACTTTTAGGAACTATAAAAGTCCAAAAAGATTTTGAAATTGCAGCTATTGGTGGAAAAGATTCTATGAGCGGAACATTTAATGATATAAATGTACCTCCGACATTAATTTCTTTTGCAGTGTCTTCAATAAATATTGAAAATGTTATTTCACCTGAATTTAAACAAAGTGGAAATAAAATATATTTAATTGAAAATAAACTTGATGAGAAATTTTTCTTTAATAGTGAAGAGTTGAAAGAAAACTTTAATTTCATATTAAAAAATATGAAAGAAGGAAAAATAGTTTCAGCTATGGCTATAAAAGCAGGTGGGCTTTCAGAAGCTTTATCAAAAATGAGTTTTGGAAACAGAATAGGTTTTAATTTAGAAAATGAAGGAATTGATTTCTTCTCTCTAAGACCTGGAAGTATAGTCGTTGAATCTAAAGAAGAGTTGGAATACAAAAATGCAATATATTTAGGAGAAACAACAAGTGAATTTGCTATAAAAACTTCAAAAGAAAAAATATGTTTGGAAAAAGTTGAAGAAAAATGGTTAGCAAAATTAGAGCCTATATTCCCTCATAAATTAGATGAGAAAGTTGAAATATACAAAGATTTGGGACAAAGCAAGGAGAAAAAACTGTTAAGCAGTTCAATAACAGTTGCAAAACCAAGAGTCTTGATAGCTGCTTTCCCAGGAACGAATTCTGAATATGATATGTACAATGTATTCAACAGAAATGGTGGAGAATCTCAGATTAGATTATTTAGAAATTTGAATCAGGACTTTATAAAAGATTCTATAGAACAAATAGTTAAAGATTTAGGAAATTCACAAATTTTTGTTCTGCCGGGAGGATTTAGTGCAGGGGATGAGCCTGATGGTTCGGGTAAATTCATAGCTGCAATTTTACAAAATCCAAGAATAAAGGAAGCAATAGAAAAATTTATGGAAAGAGATGGACTTATTTTAGGAATTTGTAATGGTTTCCAAGCTCTTATCAAATCAGGGCTTCTTCCTTATGGACAAATAGGAAAATTGGATGAAAAATCTCCAACTTTAACTTTTAATAAAATAGGTAGACATATTTCACAAATGGTAAAGACAAAAATAGTTTCAAATTCATCACCATGGTTATCATCATTTGAAATAGGAGATTGTTTTGATATACCGGTATCTCATGGAGAAGGAAGATTTTATGCTGATGAGGAAACTTTAAAAGAACTTATAAAAAATAATCAAATAGCAACTCAATATGTAAATTTTGATTTAGAGGCTACAAATGAATTTAGATTCAATCCTAATGGCTCAAGTTTGGCTATTGAGGGAATAATTTCACCTAATGGTAAAATTTTAGGAAAAATGGGACACTCGGAGAGATATTCTGATGGAATATTTAAGAATATAGATGGAAATCTAAATCAAAATATTTTCTTAAATGGAATTAATTATTTTAAATAA